The following proteins are co-located in the Komagataeibacter sp. FNDCF1 genome:
- a CDS encoding NADH-quinone oxidoreductase subunit A, which yields MHSVIADYLPVLIFGCIAVVIAGAMLGSSLLFGHQKPYAEKTSAYECGFEAFDDARHRFDVRFYLVAILFIIFDLEVAFLFPWALSLSRIGWFGFASMMGFLGVLVVGFIYEWSKGALDWD from the coding sequence ATGCATTCCGTTATCGCTGATTATTTGCCCGTTCTCATATTCGGTTGCATCGCGGTGGTGATCGCGGGGGCCATGCTGGGCAGTTCGCTGCTGTTTGGCCACCAGAAACCCTATGCCGAGAAAACGTCCGCCTATGAATGTGGTTTCGAGGCGTTTGATGACGCGCGTCATCGCTTCGACGTGCGCTTCTATCTGGTCGCGATCCTTTTCATCATTTTCGACCTTGAGGTCGCCTTCCTCTTTCCATGGGCGCTCAGCCTGTCACGGATCGGGTGGTTCGGCTTCGCCTCCATGATGGGTTTCCTCGGCGTTCTGGTCGTCGGCTTCATTTACGAATGGAGCAAGGGCGCACTGGATTGGGATTGA